The DNA segment GTGAACGCGCCGGTGCCGCGGGGCCCGGACAGGCCCCGGCCGAGGGTGGCGTCGTCCGCGCAGCCGCCGTCGGGCAGCGGCAGGACGGGTGCGCCGGGGAAGAACTTGCCCTTGCGGGGGCGGTCGGCCCAGTCGGGCACGAAGTCGGCGGGTTCCATGGGGATTCTGCCCCGCCGCATCACCGCGGTCGCGTACTCATGGGCGTATCCCATGGTCACTTCCCTTTCTGCTGTCTGTGGTCGGGGTCGGCCGCCCGCGCCGCGCACAGGGGCACAGGGGCAAGGGGGCGGTGGGCGGGGCAGGTCAAGGGAAGGGATGCGGTGCCGGATTGAGGTCGGCGGGCGTCAAGTCGTCGTCCCGCAGGCCCGCTTCGCGCAGGGCGGTGCGCGTCCGGGGCAGCAGCGGGGCGCGTTGCCGGCTGGTGCCGAAGTCGATCGGCAGCAGACCGGGCACCAGGACCTTGACAGTGTGCAGGCCCAACTCCCGTTGTTCCGGGGAGGTCTGGTCGATCACGACGACGTCGAAGCCGTGCGCGGTGACGGCGCTGACACACGCCTGGACGTCGGTGCGCAGCTCGGCGGCCGGCGTCAGGGCGCCCTGCCCGGTGGCGAGGGAGGCGAGCGGCACCCGTTCGGCGTCGTCGCGGCCGCGCAGCAGGAAGTCGGTGTACCGGCCCATCTCGGGCAGCCCGTACAACAGGGGGTGGTCGTGCAGCACCTGGACCGCGCCGAAGTCGCCCGCCATGCGGCGCAGCCGGGATTCGTCGCGGGCGGTGCGGCGGCGCAGGTTGACCGCGTCGGTGGCGATCTCGCAGAGCCCGCCTTCGAGCGCGGACTCGGGGTCGAGGGAGGCGCCCGCGCCGAAGCAGAGCAGTCCGGGGCCACCGTCCACGCGTTCGGCGACGGCGGTCACCACCGGCACCGGGAAGGTGACGCGGGTGTCGAAGAACCGGGCCCGGTAGCCGTACATCGCCAGCCGGTCGACCATGGCGCGGGTCGCGGTCCGGGTGCTGCTCGCCGGGTCGATCTCGGGCAGCCGGAGCCGGCCGAACCAGGCCAGCAGGAAGGCGTCGCGTTCGACGGTCTCCATCAGCCCGTGGTAGACGGCCTCGGCCAGACTGCCGCCGGAGGCACAGCCGTTGGAGCTCTCCTGCACGAAACGCCGCCGGATGCCGCCGGGCGCGTGGTAGTAGGCGACGACCTCGGGCACGAGGACCGGCCGGTCGTCGCGCAGCGACCAGCCCCACACCCAGTCCACCGGCCGGTCCGGCGCGAAGCGCGGCACCTCGGGGGCGGCGGCGTGGAAGGCGTCGGAGTACAGGCCGGTGACGCGCGGGTCGACGGCGAGGTCCCCGAGGTCGTCGAGGGCCGCGCGGACCACCGTCCGCTTGGCGCGGGCCCGCATACCGGCGAACCGCTCCAGGCCCTCCAGCACCCCGACGCGGACGCTGGTGCCGTAGGAGCCGGTGTGGCCGCCCCAGTAGCACTCCCGCAGGTAGTCGCCCGAGCGGGTGGTGAAGGCGCCGATCACCGAGGAGGTCGACGCGGACGCCAGGTCGGGGGCGAAGGAGGGGCCGAGGGCGCCGGTGACCGGGTTCACGAACGCCTCCGGCACCAGGTCGTAGGCGGCGAGCGGTCGGGCGCGGAAGTCGTCCGCGTCGTGTTTGGCGCCGGGGTCCAGGGTGATCCGGGCGCCCTCGGCGGTGTCGTCCGGGCGGGCCGCGCAGGACGGGCACTCGCCGTCGGGCACCAGCGCGACCCGGCTGACCCGCAGGGTCTCCAGATCCAGCAGCCACACCCAGGGGTGCCGGCCACCTCGGTCCCGGCGGGCCGCCGCCGCGACCAGCGTGGCGAGGGCGTCCACCGTGAAGCCGGCCAGCCAGGGCGGGGTGCCGGTGGCCCGCGGTCCGTCGCCGCGCTCCAGCGCGTCCCGCAGATATCCGGCCCGCACCGCCTGCCAGCGGCGCGCGAGGCACCGGGGGCAGCCGGGGGCGCCCTCGTCCGGTACGGGACCGACCAGGGCGTGGTGCCCGTACAGGCCCACCGGTATCGCGTCCCGCGTTAACTCGTCCGCACCGAGAGCGAGTTCGTCGCGGACACCGAGCGGGGTCACCGCCGCGGGCGGGGTGCCGGGGCGCCCGGCGAGTGCGGTGGTGAGCGCGGCGCACACCGCGTCCCACGGCCCGGCGGCCGCGGACGGGGCGGGGTGCGGCACGGTCACGGTCTCAGCGGGCACGGCGCGTCCCGCGGGTCAGGACGACACGCGAGGCGAACACGGCGCCCTCGGCGAGGTCGGGCGCGGTGACCGGCACCGCGAAGGCGTCCCGCCCGGCCGCGGCGAGGCCGTCGAGGACGGCGGCCCAGGTGGTCTCCGCGACAGGGGCCGCTACGACGCCGTCGGGGACGAGGGTCGCCGCGTCCAGGTCGGCCCACAGTGGGTCGCCTGTGTCGGACTCGTCCCCGGCGCTTCGCAGTTGCTCGGCGCCGAGGAGATCGCGCAGCGCCTCCAGGACGGCCTCGCGGTGCCGGAGCCCGCTGCCGACGGCCCAACGCGCCTGGCCGCTCCGCGCGTCGGTGAACCGGGCGAGCACGACCGGCAGCAACGGCTGGCCCAGATCCAGGACTTCGGCGGTGACACCGAGGTTCTCCGCCGAGCGCAGCAGGAACCGCAGCTCCGGGTCACCGGCGAGGGTCGCGGGGTCCACGGTGCGCACCGGGTTCACCCGGCGGACGGCGGCGCCGAGCGCGTCCTGGGCGAGGGCGGTGCGCAGGGCGCGGGCGAGCGCGGCCCGGGGGCTGCCCGCGGCGCCGGTGCCGGCGGAGGTCCGCTCGAACAGGCCCGCGTCGTTCCAGCCGCCGAACGTGCGCACGGCGCCCGCGGGCACCAGCACGGTCCGGCCGTCGAGCAGCGAGGTGGCCTCGCCGAAGTGGGCGATCCGGTCGGCGGGCACGTCCAGGCCGCTGGAGACGGCGAGTTCGGCGGGGGCGAGGCGGGTCCACTTGCCCGCGGCGGCCTCCAGCGCGGCGGCCTTCAGCACCTGGGGCGGGACGACGTGTTCGACGTACACCTCGGCGGCGCGGAACAGCGCGGTCAGGCGGGCTCCGGCGACATGATGCACATCGGCGGCGGACACCTCGCGGGTGCGTCCGGGCGCGAGTCCCAGGCGTACGGTGCCGATCTTGAGCGGGGTCTGCTCCCACGCGTCGTCGGCGTACGCGGTGAAGACCCCGGCCGCCTCCCGGACCAGGACGTCGCGCCGCTCAAGGGCGGCGAGTGCGGTGCGGGCGGCGTCCTCGTCGGCGGCGCCGTCGGCGGGCGCGGTGGCGGACTCGTCCTCGGGACGGGGGGTGCGCAGGGCGTCGCCACTCGCCGCGGCCTCTGCGCCCGCCGCGGCCTCCGCGCCCGGAGCGGCGGAGCAGTAGGGACATCGGGGGTGCGGCAGCAGCGGCTCCGTCAGCACATCGAGGGAGTCGAGGTGCTGGACGACGAGCTGTCCGCGGGTCTCGGCGGGCAGTGCCCCGGTGACCAGGCGGAACACCTCGAAGGCGAGCAGATTGCCGAGCATCCCGGCGAGCGGGCCGCCGATGAGGGGCGCGGGCGCGCCGAGCGGTGCGGCGGGTCCGACGGACGCCCACAGGTCGGCGCTGTCGGCCGCGTCGCTGCCCGCGCCGAGCCGCAGCGCGGCGCAGCACCAGCAGCCGGTGCGCCCGGCGGTCATCTCGGGGCCGATGACGGCGCGGTCGCCGAAGGTCCACGCGCCGAGCAGCCGGCGCCCGGCCGGGACGCCCTCGGTGAGCAGCCGGAGCAGCTGCCGGGGCCCGGCGGCGGGGGTCACCAGGACCGTGTCCCAGCCCTCCAGTTCGGCCCAGCCGTACGTGCCGTCGACGGCCGCCTCGAGACGGGCGAGCCGGGGGGCGCAGCCCGCCTCGGCAAGGGCGGCGGCCTCGGCCTCGATCTCCGCGCTGCCCTCCACCCCGTGCCGCTCGGCCCGCAACTCGCTGTAGGGCGAGGCCGGTTCGGTTATGGCCACGGCGGCGCTGCCGTTGCGCAGCAGGCCGAGCGCGGCCCAGCGGGCCAGGGCGTCGTCACCGAGGACGGCGACCGGGGTGTCACGGAAGCGCGTGAAGCGTCCGGTCGCGTCGTCGGCGTAGTGGTCGAGATAGTCGAGCTGATGCGCGAAACGCTCGCCGACCTGCGGCGCGAGCGCGTCGGCCGGGGGCCTCGGGCCGGCGTCCCGGGCGAAGCCACGCGCGTAGAGCGCGCGCACGAGTTGGACCACCATGTCGCGCTGCTTGTCCCCCAGCCCGGCGCACAGCTCCTCGACCCGCCGCTCGCCGTCGAAGTGCGGCACGATCAGCGTGGCGAAGCGGTACGCGTTGCGGGTACGGACGTTGAACCCGCCGTGGGCGTTGTGGAAGAGCACTCCGTCCGGGGTGCGGGTGTAGAGCACGTCCCGGCGGATGCGGGGCCGCGACTGCGCGATCTCCTCGAGGGAGGCGGGGGCGTGGGGCATGGGCGGGGAGACCTTTCGAAGCTCACGGGGAGGGTCGGCCTGCGGCCGGGGGAGGCAGGTCCGTCGGGTCGTGCGGGACGGCGTCGGCGCACGGGAGGCTGGCACCGGCCGCCTGGACGAAGAGCCGCAGCAGGTCGTGGACGCGATAGCGGCCGGAGGGGTCCTCCTGGAGCAGCCCGGCGTCCACGAGCGAGCTGAGCACCAGGGCTCCGGGGGCGCTGGGCGAGCCCCGGCCGAGCCCCGGCGGCGGCTGCCCGGGACCGGCGCTCTGGACCGGCAGCGGCAGCGGCCGGCCACCCGGCGGGAGGGCCCCGGCCGGCGCGCCGGGGGCGATCGCACCGCTCTGCCCGTCCGGTGACTCGCCGCGCAGTACGGCGAGTTGGAGTTCCCGCAGGACCGGTCCCGGCTCCACCCCGAGTTCCTCGGTGAGGTGGGCGTGGATCCTGCGGTACTCGGCGAGTGCCTCGGCGCGCCGGCCGGAACGGTAGAACGCCTCGACCAGCAGCGCGGACAGCCCCTCGTGCCCGGGGTGGGCGCGCACGGCCTCGCGGGCCTCGGGGATCAGCTCGCGGTGCCGGCCGAGGCGCAGCTCGCCGTCGAACACCCGCTCCACCGCGAGGAGTCGCTCCTCGGCCAGGCGGGGCACGAGGTCTCGGTGGATCTCGTCGGAGTGCACATTCGTCAGCAGGGGCGCGCTCCACAGCGCGAGCGCGGCGCGGGCCAGGCGCAGCGCGGACTCCGGGTCGTCGGTGGCGTACGAGCGGGCGAGCACCTCGCGGAAGCGCAGCAGATCGAGGGTGCCGGCGTCGGCGCGCAGTCGGTAGCCGCCGGGTACGGCCTCGATGGCGTGATCGGCGACGCCGTACTTGGCGAAGAGCCGGCGCAGCCGCAGGACGCAGGTGTGCAGCGCCGATCTGCCGCCCGCGGGCGGCCGGTTGCCCCAGACCACCCGCTGGAGCAGCTCCGAGCCGACGACCGCGCCGGGGTGGAGCAGCAGGGCCGCGAGGAGCGAGGCGGGGCGGGAGGGCTGGAGTACGACCGTTTCCCGGCCGTCGGTGATGGCGAGCAGGCCGAGCACGAGGAACCGCGGCTGATGGGTCCCGGGTGCGGGGAAAGCGCTGTCCGGCGCGGAGGTGCCTGTCTTCACCGTGGCCTTTCAGCGTCGGGGTGGGGGTGCGGTGGGGAAGCACAACGGTGGTACGACGGCGCGATGTTGGGCACACCGGAGATCGTCGGTGCGTCCAAATCCACTACCGAGACGGGAACTTAGATTCGAAGTCGCGGTGCCGTCCAGTGCTCGGAAGAAAACGTCCGGTGACACGCGAGAGGCTCAAAGGCCGCCGGGAGACGGGGCGTTGGCGATCCGATCGCAAGGGCATACGCTGCGACCAGGTGGGCCGGGTCGTACGCCGGGGCACCACGCACCCAAGGGAGGATCCATGCCGTGGTGGGCGCTGATCCCGGTCGTCTCGATGATCACCGGGCCGCTCGCGCTCTATGTCATGACCCGGCGTAAACGCGACGGGGACAGGGCCGACGAGCGGTACGAGGAGCTCTCGCGGAAGTACACGGCGCTGCTGGAGGAGAACGCCTCGGGCGAGCTCCCGAAGGGCCGCGACCGCCGCCCCGAGTAACCGGCGCGCGGCGTCACCGATTTCCATGCGGGAACGGGATAACGCGAACCGGCATTCCGAAAGCGGGTTGCATAATTTTTCGCCGGCGGACGCGGGACGACGCGCGGGCGGCGAGCGGCATGTACGGCGAGACACGCGCGCCCCGCGCCGCACCGGGTGGGGTGCGGGGCGGGGCGGCGGGTGTTCCGGGCCCGGTCAGGCCACGGAGGCGATGCGCAGCCGGATGTCCTCGGGGGACAGCACGCCCTTCGCGGTGATGTGGTCACCGGAGGACTCGCCGCGCAGCCGGCGGCCGATCCACGGGACGAGGTGCTCACGGGCCCAGTGCACGTCGTCGCGGCGGACGTCCAGGGCGCCCCGGGGCGGCAGCGCGGGCCACGGCTGCTCCGGGTCGGCCGGGATCTCCAGGCCGAGCGCCTGCCCGGCGCGCAGCGCGACGCGGGTGTGCCCCTCGGGCGAGAGGTGCAGCCGGTCGCTGTCCCAGGCCCGGCGGTCCTGCACGGACCTCAGCGACCACAGGTCGAGCACCGGGCAGCCGTACCGGTCGGCGATGGCCCGCACATGCCCGTTGTACGTGGCGATCTTGCCGCGCAGGTGCTTGAGCAGGGGCACGCCCCGGGTGTCGAAGCCGGTGGTCACCAGGACGGTGCCGGCCGCCGCGGCGAGCCGGGCCACGGCCGCCTCGAACCGCTCGGCCACCTCGTCCGGGTCGGTGCCGGGACGGATGATGTCGTTGCCGCCCGCACACAGGGAGACCAGATCCGGGGCGAGTTCGGCCGCCTGCGGGACCTGGTCGGCCACGACCTGGTCCAGCAGCTTCCCGCGCACGGCGAGATTGGTGTACTGGAAGTCGCCCTCGGGCCGCCGATCGGCGAGCAGGACCGCCAACCGGTCGGCCCAGCCCACGAACGCCCCGTCGGGGCCGAGATCGCCGACGCCCTCGGTGAAGCTGTCCCCCACCGCCACGTACGACCCGATCACTGATCTGCTGTCATTCTTCGAATCGTCTGCCACGTCGGACCATGATTCACCTTGGGTTGTGACCTACGCGACCGTAGGAAGGGGTTGACGAACGGTGAGATGGACCACTCCGAAAGATTCTCCGTGACAGGAATACACCCACGGCCGGGGCTGTTGGCCCGCAGGCACCGCGTCCGCGCGCGGTAACTCCAGCGGCGCGCCCCGCTCTTGCGCGGGCGCACCCGGCGCTCCTCAGGTCCGCACCGTCGCAGGCCAAAGGCCCTCGGCGGCACGCGCCGGCGGCCTTGGGCACCCCCGTCGATCATGCCTGTGGACAACTCATTGCCCCACGAAACCAATGCCGTATGGTCGACGCAGCGCCCGCCGCGAGCCGTGACGGCGGGGACCGATCGGGAGGAGCCCCCGTGACGCAGCAGGTCCCGTCGACCGAGCCGGAGCTGGCCGGTGTGCGCAATTTCCGTGACGTCGGCGGACTGCCGACCGTGGACGGACGCCGGCTGCGCCAGGGCGTGCTGTTCCGCAGCGGGCACCTCGCGCACGCGACCGCGCGGGACGCGGTCTTCCTCTCCTCCCTGGGCCTGCACACGATCTTCGACTTCCGCAACGCCGCGGACCAGAAGCTGGAGGGCCCGGACGTCGCGCTGCCCGGCGTGCGCAATGTGAACCTGCCGCTGAGCGACCCGGCGGACGGCGCCGAGTTCTGGAAGATGGTCCGCGACGGCGACCTCGACCAGCTGCGCGCGATCCTGGACGACGGCAAGGGCGCGGCCCGGATGGTGGCCTCGTACCGCTCGATGGTGCGCACCCGCACGGCCGAGCACTCCCGGGTGCTGCACGCGATCGCCGAGGACAGCGTCCCTGCGCTGATGCACTGCGCGGCCGGCAAGGACCGCGCGGGCATCTCCATAGCCGTCACCCTGCTCGCCGTCGGGGTCGAGCGGGACGCGATCGTGGCCGACTACCTGGAGTCCAACGCCAAGCACCGCCGCTACAAGGTGCAGCGCAGCAGCAGTGCGCAGAGCGCGTACACCCCCGAGGTGATGGAGCTGCTCAGCCCGCTCTTCGACGCGCGCGCCGAGTATCTGGCGGCCGCCTTCGACAGCATCGAGGAGAACTGGGGCGGCGTGGACGGCTATCTGGAGCGGGGTCTGGGGCTGGCTCCCGAGACGCGGGAGCGGCTGCGGGCGCGGCTGGTGGACTGACCCGTCCGTCCGGTCCGCGCCCGCCGTACGCGCGGGCGCGGTCTCAGCCCTTGCCGCCGAGCGCGAACAGCAGATAGAGGAACGCGGCCAGCAGGTGGCCGAAGGCGATGTAGATGATCAGCCGGACCCACAGGGAACGGGGGAACTTGGTCTCGAGGTCGCTCATGTCAGCTCTCCGTTCAGGTGCCCCAGGCACAGTGCGGACGTGGGGCTCTGGAGCAGGGTGTGGACGAACAGCAGTTCCACGCCGTCCGGGTCCGCGGCGGCGAGGCGGTGCGGGGTGAGCGAGTCGAAGTGGGCGCTGTCCCCGGGGGCGAGCAGATGCGTGGCGTCACCGAGGCGCAGCCGCAGCCGGCCCTTGAGGACGTAGAGCCACTCCTCGCCGGGGTGGACGCGCACGATGTCGCCCTGTGCGCCGTAGGGCGCGTACACCCGCAGGGCCTGCATCCCCCGGCCGGGGGCCCCGGCCTGGAAGTAGGTCCACCCGGCGGCCCGGGTCGGGTCCATGTCGGCGGCGCGGACGATCGCGTTCTGGTCGGCGACCCGCTCCCCGAGGAGTTCGGAGACCGTCGTACCGTAGATACGGGCGAGCGCGAGCAGCATCGGCAGCGAGGGCTGTCGCTGCCCGGTCTCCAGCCGGGACAGATGGGCCGGTGAGAGTCCGGCGTCCCGGGCCGCGGCCTCCAGGGTGAGACCGGCCCGGCGGCGCAGTGCCCGCAGTTGCGGCGCGACGGCGGGCAGTTCCTCGCCCGGGCCCGCCGCGGGCGATGCGGCATCTGAGGCGTTCATGCCTCTATTCAGCGCCATTTTTGCCCGTCGGGCAATTTTCTTGCCTCTCAGGCAAAATCAGCGCCGGGCCTCGCGGGCGGCGGGCGCCCGGGAGGCCCGGCCTGTACTGAAGGTCAGCGGTTGGCCACCGCCTGTTTGATCAGTGTCTTGCCGAAGTCCCACATCAGGCCGCCGCCGCTGTGCGCGTCGTCCATCACCGCGGCGAAGCCCTCGACGAACCGGTCCACGTCCGCCTCGCCGAAGACGAGCGGCGGGATCAGCTTGATCACTTCGAGGTGGTCGCCGGAGACCTGGGTGAGAATCCGGTGCCGCTGGAGCAGCGGTACGACGACCATCTGGGCGAACAGTCCCTTGCGGGCGGCCTGGAGCATGGCCCAGCGGCTGCGCAGCTTCAGCGAGGACGGCCTGCCGAACTCGATGCCGATCATCAGGCCCCGGCCGCGCACGTCGGACAGCAGCTCGTACGTGTCGATCAATGCGGTGAGCCGGGATTTCAGCAGCTCACCCGTGGTGCGCACGCCCGCGACGATCTGCTCGTTCTCCATGACCGACAGCACGGCGAGCCCGCACGCCATCGCCTGCGCGTTGGCGCCGAAGCTCGCCGAGTGGACCAGGACGCGGTCCATGGACGAGTAGACCTTCCTGAAGATCCAGTCCTTGCCGAGGGTCGCGCCGACCGGGACATAGCCGCCGGACAGGGCCTTGGCGACGCACACCAGGTCCGGTTCCACGCCGTCCTCGTGCTGGTAGGCGTAGAAGTCGCCGGTACGGCCGAGGCCGGTCTGCACCTCGTCCGCGATCAGCAGGGCCTTGTGCCGGTGCAACAGCTCCTGGGCGGCGCGCAGATAGCCGGGCGGCGCCTCGTGCACGCCCTTGCCCTGGATCGGCTCCACGATCAGGGCGGCCACATCCCCCTTCTTCAACTCCCGTGCCAGGGCGTCGAGATCACCGAGGGGCAAAGCGGTGTCG comes from the Streptomyces sp. SUK 48 genome and includes:
- a CDS encoding TOMM precursor leader peptide-binding protein; protein product: MTPLGVRDELALGADELTRDAIPVGLYGHHALVGPVPDEGAPGCPRCLARRWQAVRAGYLRDALERGDGPRATGTPPWLAGFTVDALATLVAAAARRDRGGRHPWVWLLDLETLRVSRVALVPDGECPSCAARPDDTAEGARITLDPGAKHDADDFRARPLAAYDLVPEAFVNPVTGALGPSFAPDLASASTSSVIGAFTTRSGDYLRECYWGGHTGSYGTSVRVGVLEGLERFAGMRARAKRTVVRAALDDLGDLAVDPRVTGLYSDAFHAAAPEVPRFAPDRPVDWVWGWSLRDDRPVLVPEVVAYYHAPGGIRRRFVQESSNGCASGGSLAEAVYHGLMETVERDAFLLAWFGRLRLPEIDPASSTRTATRAMVDRLAMYGYRARFFDTRVTFPVPVVTAVAERVDGGPGLLCFGAGASLDPESALEGGLCEIATDAVNLRRRTARDESRLRRMAGDFGAVQVLHDHPLLYGLPEMGRYTDFLLRGRDDAERVPLASLATGQGALTPAAELRTDVQACVSAVTAHGFDVVVIDQTSPEQRELGLHTVKVLVPGLLPIDFGTSRQRAPLLPRTRTALREAGLRDDDLTPADLNPAPHPFP
- a CDS encoding TOMM precursor leader peptide-binding protein encodes the protein MPHAPASLEEIAQSRPRIRRDVLYTRTPDGVLFHNAHGGFNVRTRNAYRFATLIVPHFDGERRVEELCAGLGDKQRDMVVQLVRALYARGFARDAGPRPPADALAPQVGERFAHQLDYLDHYADDATGRFTRFRDTPVAVLGDDALARWAALGLLRNGSAAVAITEPASPYSELRAERHGVEGSAEIEAEAAALAEAGCAPRLARLEAAVDGTYGWAELEGWDTVLVTPAAGPRQLLRLLTEGVPAGRRLLGAWTFGDRAVIGPEMTAGRTGCWCCAALRLGAGSDAADSADLWASVGPAAPLGAPAPLIGGPLAGMLGNLLAFEVFRLVTGALPAETRGQLVVQHLDSLDVLTEPLLPHPRCPYCSAAPGAEAAAGAEAAASGDALRTPRPEDESATAPADGAADEDAARTALAALERRDVLVREAAGVFTAYADDAWEQTPLKIGTVRLGLAPGRTREVSAADVHHVAGARLTALFRAAEVYVEHVVPPQVLKAAALEAAAGKWTRLAPAELAVSSGLDVPADRIAHFGEATSLLDGRTVLVPAGAVRTFGGWNDAGLFERTSAGTGAAGSPRAALARALRTALAQDALGAAVRRVNPVRTVDPATLAGDPELRFLLRSAENLGVTAEVLDLGQPLLPVVLARFTDARSGQARWAVGSGLRHREAVLEALRDLLGAEQLRSAGDESDTGDPLWADLDAATLVPDGVVAAPVAETTWAAVLDGLAAAGRDAFAVPVTAPDLAEGAVFASRVVLTRGTRRAR
- a CDS encoding AfsR/SARP family transcriptional regulator, whose product is MKTGTSAPDSAFPAPGTHQPRFLVLGLLAITDGRETVVLQPSRPASLLAALLLHPGAVVGSELLQRVVWGNRPPAGGRSALHTCVLRLRRLFAKYGVADHAIEAVPGGYRLRADAGTLDLLRFREVLARSYATDDPESALRLARAALALWSAPLLTNVHSDEIHRDLVPRLAEERLLAVERVFDGELRLGRHRELIPEAREAVRAHPGHEGLSALLVEAFYRSGRRAEALAEYRRIHAHLTEELGVEPGPVLRELQLAVLRGESPDGQSGAIAPGAPAGALPPGGRPLPLPVQSAGPGQPPPGLGRGSPSAPGALVLSSLVDAGLLQEDPSGRYRVHDLLRLFVQAAGASLPCADAVPHDPTDLPPPAAGRPSP
- a CDS encoding SGNH/GDSL hydrolase family protein, whose protein sequence is MIGSYVAVGDSFTEGVGDLGPDGAFVGWADRLAVLLADRRPEGDFQYTNLAVRGKLLDQVVADQVPQAAELAPDLVSLCAGGNDIIRPGTDPDEVAERFEAAVARLAAAAGTVLVTTGFDTRGVPLLKHLRGKIATYNGHVRAIADRYGCPVLDLWSLRSVQDRRAWDSDRLHLSPEGHTRVALRAGQALGLEIPADPEQPWPALPPRGALDVRRDDVHWAREHLVPWIGRRLRGESSGDHITAKGVLSPEDIRLRIASVA
- a CDS encoding tyrosine-protein phosphatase, producing the protein MTQQVPSTEPELAGVRNFRDVGGLPTVDGRRLRQGVLFRSGHLAHATARDAVFLSSLGLHTIFDFRNAADQKLEGPDVALPGVRNVNLPLSDPADGAEFWKMVRDGDLDQLRAILDDGKGAARMVASYRSMVRTRTAEHSRVLHAIAEDSVPALMHCAAGKDRAGISIAVTLLAVGVERDAIVADYLESNAKHRRYKVQRSSSAQSAYTPEVMELLSPLFDARAEYLAAAFDSIEENWGGVDGYLERGLGLAPETRERLRARLVD
- a CDS encoding DUF6126 family protein, producing MSDLETKFPRSLWVRLIIYIAFGHLLAAFLYLLFALGGKG
- a CDS encoding XRE family transcriptional regulator — translated: MNASDAASPAAGPGEELPAVAPQLRALRRRAGLTLEAAARDAGLSPAHLSRLETGQRQPSLPMLLALARIYGTTVSELLGERVADQNAIVRAADMDPTRAAGWTYFQAGAPGRGMQALRVYAPYGAQGDIVRVHPGEEWLYVLKGRLRLRLGDATHLLAPGDSAHFDSLTPHRLAAADPDGVELLFVHTLLQSPTSALCLGHLNGELT
- a CDS encoding aspartate aminotransferase family protein, encoding MTSEFDLGALLAERGAERYELHTKYLNPQLPRMLHTIGFDKVYERAEGAHFFDADGNDYLDMLAGFGVMGLGRHHPVVRKALHDVLDLDLADLTRFDCQPLPGLLAERLLVHSPHLDRVFFGNSGTEAVETALKFARYATGRPRVLYCEHAFHGLTTGSLSVNGENGFRDGFAPLLPDTALPLGDLDALARELKKGDVAALIVEPIQGKGVHEAPPGYLRAAQELLHRHKALLIADEVQTGLGRTGDFYAYQHEDGVEPDLVCVAKALSGGYVPVGATLGKDWIFRKVYSSMDRVLVHSASFGANAQAMACGLAVLSVMENEQIVAGVRTTGELLKSRLTALIDTYELLSDVRGRGLMIGIEFGRPSSLKLRSRWAMLQAARKGLFAQMVVVPLLQRHRILTQVSGDHLEVIKLIPPLVFGEADVDRFVEGFAAVMDDAHSGGGLMWDFGKTLIKQAVANR